One Glycine soja cultivar W05 chromosome 7, ASM419377v2, whole genome shotgun sequence genomic window, TCCTTCCATCAGGGACACGGAAAGCAGAGTTTCATCACCAAGGAAAGGTCACAACCATGGCTTCGGATTATGGTTGTTAAATTGGAACCAATGTATTGCTCAAGAGCTCccgatttttaatttcattattttttcttatttggtcATCGGAGTTATAGCCAAAAGATGATAAATGAAACCGAATTGCTGCCTCCAAAATATTGCTTCATCATAATGAATTGATATATATCATTCTTTTTACCAAGTATTTTCCAGAATTTTAGATTGCActctatatttataatttcagcTATAATAATTATGCTTTGAGTGGCCTCTTCAACTGTACTTATATCATAATTGCAGTTGCATAGATTGCATTTTACCCATAATTTGGGCAACCAAAATGCTAATCAAAACTTGCATtctgtattatttatttatttttatcaaattaaacttgttttacactttttaaattttttaactaagaattatttttaaaaatatttatccacATTTTTAATTCGTACATTTCGTGTTCCTTTAATAACGAATATCACTGCTGCTCTGGCAATTACTGTTCAACTGCATCTTAGTTGGCAatctaaaatcataattataaaatattgtcCCAGGGCCTAAACTGTTTTCTGATCCTACTCTTTTGAGTTATTTCTAGACCTAACGTTGTCTAACTAtttttgcttttgaaaataCACAACTTCTTTCTTAGTTTCTACATGGATCAAGAAATCAAAAGTTTATAAATGGATCAAAGAGATCTCCacctttcattattttaatttaatttaaagattataaatgataaatgattaaatttgcaaTTGCACAAGTCTTCAGAAGTATTTGTCAAAAAAAGGGGCTCACTCCACTTCAGAAAAAATAAGCCCTTCAGAAGTAAATTGCACATAATATGATAATGTCTGTGTGCTTTTATATAGAGAGAGGGAgggcatattatatatatatatatatatatactcaccGTTCAGTGTTAAGGATTGgatagttttaattttgtttttaaaaaagttaaacattttattttattattttcttctctctcaatctattttttttttattaaataactgTGCATTTATTAACGAAATGACCCGACTCTAGtgacttttatttttacattattactaTTTAGCACGTGTGttgcataaaataaatgtttatattttataaccaaaatttataatttatgataaataaatatgtttaaatatataaattatattataactaaaatctataataaataaatatttttgaacatataaattatattttaaatttatgatcaattaattatgttataatacatgtttattaataaatattttaatttcgacaatttcttatatttaattttaatcgaACGATTGTTATTGATcgttatcatatttttttacgtAATCAATTAAGTGAGCAAGAGGGGATTTTTTATCATGagattataaaattgttttcctATCAAACTTATTACATGATTTCTACACGAGATAATGATgaaaaattttctaattaataacatgtattgttttaataaaagttttaaagCTAGATTAGATCGGTCCCGACTGAACGGGAACTACTTTAATGACCAAATTattaatcttaaaaatcatattactatctcgtttttttatatataagaaataagttatagtgtaaaattaaattaaataagtccttgatcgagaattatTTCAATAACCAAATTAATAACCTAAAACATCATATTACTATTTCTAGtcctttttataaataaaaaaaatagttgtagtaatatgatttttttagaatCGGTGAAAACTAGTTAAACCTGCTTAAAattgataacaaaaataatgcaaagaattaatttaaaccagtattttttttaaaaagaattctttaaattcaatttaaaatatttttaagataaaaaaacaaatttaatgagAATTACAAatagatataaattattttattaattattattaagttttcaaaaaacatataatttaatcatttatataatttacaattttatatgtctgatttcttataattttatattatattattatatcatattatttttattaatatgctatagtgttaattattatatgtatttattaaggataaaacatattttatatagtattttatttttgtaagactaactaaataattaagtaaacaaGTGTTGCAATGTGGTGAATGCAGACAGCGTCGTGCGGTCACACTTGAGGAATAACGAACTGCTACAGAAGCCTTTCCAGCGTCTTCTAAGCTCGTTCGGTTAGGCCGTgtttgggagaaagaaaaggtaAGGAAATCGAAAGAAAGGAAACGGAATAATCCGATACCCCTCTCGTCTCGTAACTAACGACGGCAGCGTTCCGATGGAAGTGCTTCGAGGAGAACGAGGATCGCCCCGCCAAGCCTCGTTGCTTTGGCGTCACCGAGATTCGAAGACCCCACTACACTCTCTTCTCCCACAACCTTCTTCAGGTAACACAGCACCATTTTCCTTTCGCTTCATCACTTTGTCTTGATTGAgcttaaaagataatatagtatttttttaatgactaGTAGTGGTTATCTTGGTGGATCATCTTTACTACATTATCCTTAATTAATCATCACATGGCATGTAATAATACGTTATAAATTGTTTTCGTAAATTGAAAAACTCAAATACGGTTCCTATAGAAATTAATTCAAACTATAAACACTTACTAGTTCTGGACTACTTTAGAAGTTTTGGTAGATAATcgagaaattattatatagttcggatcacacattttttttatttgtaagaattGAAGACTGAGGTACCGAGAGTTTACAAGAACTCGTGCACCTGCTAATCTAACTGAGTTAGACTCCATGCAATACTTAACCAACTTTGTTtgattttaagagaaaaaattactATCATGTCACGTGGAGATTGGTCAAGATCAGGTCTTATACTACTATACAATAATTTCTGGTGGATCATGGGTGTATTAATTTAGTTTGGAATGTTTTGTGCAGGATATTTTTGAATCTGTGGGAGACTATGTTGATGGGTTGAAGTTTTCTGGAGGTTCTCACAGCATGATGCCAAAGGCTACTATCAAGCAAGCCATTGACATGGCCCATCAGCATGACGTGTACGTTAGCACGGGTGATTGGGCTGAGCACATGGTTAGCAAAAGTCcatcaagtttcaaagaataTGTAGAGGTCTCTCTCTGCCCACCTGattcaatattaatattagtactagtagtagtattattttgtgatgaactttGGTTTTTCATCTCAGACTTAATAATATTTCTGAAACTTTGGTTTTTAACAGTATTGAATGACATCGTCGTATGATTCATGTATCCGATCTCACCTAATGAGATAAGgctttgttattattgttgttgatttGGTTGCATGGTTTTTTGTGCTGTTACAGGAATACAAGCAGTTGGGGTTTGACACAATTGAGCTCAATGTGAGTTCGCTTGAGATTCCTGAAGAGACCTTTTTGAGATTTATCCGCTTGGTCAAAAGTGGTGGTCTTAAAGCTAAGCCTCATT contains:
- the LOC114419829 gene encoding protein HEAT-STRESS-ASSOCIATED 32-like, whose translation is TTAAFRWKCFEENEDRPAKPRCFGVTEIRRPHYTLFSHNLLQDIFESVGDYVDGLKFSGGSHSMMPKATIKQAIDMAHQHDVYVSTGDWAEHMVSKSPSSFKEYVEEYKQLGFDTIELNVSSLEIPEETFLRFIRLVKSGGLKAKPHFQVKFNESDISPLRRNLNKILVHHPFVSFSAEFVEDVNLLIRRAERCIEAGADMIMIDADDVSKHADNMRADIIAKIIGRLGIEKTMFEASNQRISEWFIKQYGPNVNLFIDHWNVVDVECLRGRNLGKNLASVLGSSDFLF